From Candidatus Binatia bacterium, the proteins below share one genomic window:
- the lexA gene encoding transcriptional repressor LexA: MILTKRQKQLYDYIDDFIARHGYAPTLEEIGEKFKLSSLATVHKHLTNLEQKGLIKRKWNFSRAIELVPQQKKAGAVELPLLGYVAAGAPIEALENAESFSVPEEFVRRQNTFALRVKGNSMIEDGIWDGDYIVVEERPTADNGETVVALINGDATVKKFYREKGGKIRLMPANESMSPIIAKAQDVMIRGVVVAVMRKY, encoded by the coding sequence ATGATCCTCACCAAGCGACAGAAGCAGCTCTACGATTACATCGACGATTTCATCGCGCGCCACGGGTATGCGCCGACGCTCGAGGAGATCGGGGAGAAGTTCAAGCTCTCGTCGCTGGCCACCGTCCACAAGCATCTGACGAACTTGGAACAGAAAGGCCTCATCAAGCGGAAGTGGAACTTCAGCCGCGCCATCGAGCTGGTGCCGCAGCAGAAAAAGGCGGGCGCCGTGGAGTTGCCGCTGCTCGGCTACGTCGCCGCCGGCGCGCCTATCGAAGCGTTGGAAAACGCCGAGAGCTTCAGCGTGCCGGAAGAGTTCGTCCGCCGGCAGAATACCTTCGCGCTGCGCGTGAAGGGGAACTCCATGATCGAGGACGGCATCTGGGACGGCGACTATATCGTCGTCGAAGAGCGTCCGACGGCCGACAACGGGGAAACTGTCGTGGCCCTGATCAATGGAGACGCGACCGTCAAGAAGTTCTACCGGGAGAAGGGCGGCAAGATACGCCTCATGCCGGCCAACGAGAGCATGTCGCCGATCATCGCCAAAGCCCAAGACGTCATGATCCGCGGCGTCGTCGTCGCGGTCATGCGGAAATACTGA